A DNA window from Pseudarthrobacter sp. W1I19 contains the following coding sequences:
- a CDS encoding exodeoxyribonuclease III: protein MKIATWNVNSLRARADRVEAWLQRSDCDVLAIQETKCKDDNFPWELFERMGYEVAHFGVNQWNGVAIASRVGLEDVERTFLDQPSFGKAGTDPVQEARAMAATCAGVRIWSLYVPNGRSLDDEHMPYKLKWLESLKTHAQELVTRNPEAQVALMGDWNIAPFDEDVWDIDLFVNNRYTHVSPPERAAFHAFESAGYTDVVRPYTPGPGVYTYWDYTQLRFPKKEGMRIDFILASPALAARVTGAAIDREERKGKGASDHAPVLVELAD, encoded by the coding sequence GTGAAGATTGCTACCTGGAATGTGAATTCGCTCCGTGCCCGTGCCGACCGTGTGGAAGCCTGGCTCCAGCGCAGCGACTGCGACGTGCTGGCCATCCAGGAAACCAAGTGCAAGGACGACAACTTTCCCTGGGAGCTCTTCGAACGGATGGGCTACGAAGTGGCCCACTTCGGCGTCAACCAGTGGAATGGCGTGGCTATCGCCTCCCGCGTGGGCCTCGAAGACGTTGAGCGCACGTTCCTGGACCAGCCGTCGTTCGGCAAGGCCGGCACGGATCCCGTGCAGGAGGCCCGTGCCATGGCCGCAACCTGCGCCGGCGTCCGCATCTGGAGCCTTTACGTTCCCAACGGCCGCTCCCTGGACGATGAGCACATGCCGTACAAGCTCAAGTGGCTGGAAAGCCTGAAGACGCACGCCCAGGAGCTGGTGACCCGGAACCCCGAAGCCCAGGTGGCGCTGATGGGCGACTGGAATATCGCCCCGTTCGACGAGGACGTGTGGGACATCGATCTCTTCGTCAACAACCGCTACACGCACGTCAGCCCGCCCGAGCGCGCCGCGTTCCATGCCTTCGAGTCGGCCGGTTACACCGACGTGGTGCGGCCCTACACTCCCGGCCCGGGCGTCTACACCTACTGGGACTACACCCAGCTGCGCTTCCCGAAGAAGGAAGGCATGCGGATCGACTTCATCCTGGCGTCCCCGGCCCTGGCCGCACGCGTCACCGGCGCCGCAATCGACCGCGAGGAGCGCAAGGGCAAGGGCGCCTCGGACCACGCCCCCGTGCTGGTGGAACTGGCCGACTGA
- a CDS encoding LacI family DNA-binding transcriptional regulator, whose translation MARTSERSQRGGHSGVSIEDVAAAAGVSTATVSRAVRGLPRVSPATREKILEVAGNLGYVASSSASGLATGRTRTIGVLAPFVSRWFFSKAIEGADRELHARNYNLSLFNLGGHGSNRERLFSKTMVYKQIDALLVLCMALSHDELDHLQKIDIPLVVVGGHVEECAYIGIDDYAAASTAVRHLIDLGHRNIALLHGDDETDLNFDVPRVRILAFKDVMTAAGLPTRPEWDEWGDFTVRSGQEAFRRLWAKPGDKPTAIFCASDEMAMGVIFEASRLGIRVPEEVSVVGIDNHDFADAMGLTTVGQRPDEQAELATKMLLDELDGSAGSVQSAVAPHELIIRRTTAPPQS comes from the coding sequence GTGGCTCGCACAAGTGAAAGGTCCCAACGGGGCGGCCACAGCGGTGTCAGCATCGAGGACGTGGCCGCGGCAGCGGGGGTTTCAACTGCCACGGTTTCGCGGGCCGTCCGCGGCCTGCCCCGGGTGTCGCCCGCCACCCGGGAAAAAATCCTCGAGGTAGCCGGGAACCTGGGCTACGTAGCTTCCAGTTCCGCATCCGGCCTGGCCACGGGACGAACCAGGACCATCGGCGTGCTCGCCCCGTTCGTGAGCCGCTGGTTCTTCTCCAAAGCAATCGAGGGGGCGGACCGGGAACTCCACGCCCGGAACTACAACCTGTCGCTCTTCAACCTCGGCGGCCACGGCAGCAACCGGGAGCGGCTCTTCAGCAAGACCATGGTCTACAAACAGATCGACGCCCTGCTGGTCCTGTGTATGGCGCTGTCCCATGACGAACTCGACCACCTCCAGAAGATCGACATCCCGCTGGTGGTGGTGGGCGGGCACGTGGAAGAGTGCGCCTACATCGGCATCGACGATTACGCCGCCGCCTCCACAGCCGTGCGGCACCTGATCGACCTCGGCCACCGGAACATCGCGCTGCTGCACGGCGACGACGAAACGGACCTGAACTTCGATGTTCCGCGCGTCCGGATCCTGGCCTTCAAGGATGTGATGACCGCTGCCGGCCTCCCCACCCGCCCTGAATGGGACGAGTGGGGGGACTTCACGGTCCGCAGCGGGCAGGAGGCTTTCCGCCGGCTCTGGGCGAAGCCCGGGGATAAACCAACAGCCATTTTCTGCGCCTCGGACGAGATGGCCATGGGTGTCATCTTTGAAGCCTCGCGGCTGGGCATCCGGGTGCCGGAGGAAGTCTCGGTGGTGGGCATCGACAACCACGATTTTGCCGACGCCATGGGCCTGACCACAGTGGGCCAGCGGCCCGACGAGCAGGCCGAGCTGGCCACCAAGATGCTCCTCGACGAACTGGACGGGTCCGCAGGATCAGTGCAGTCCGCCGTCGCGCCCCATGAACTGATCATCAGAAGGACGACGGCGCCGCCGCAGTCCTAG
- a CDS encoding carbohydrate ABC transporter permease, with protein MTAATADSGLRARQDKGRQVAQNREKWAQARTYISAAVILIWCLAPAYWMVVTAFREVGFTYDTTPWPTHVTLDNFITAFDTSFGNKFGQALLNSIFIGVTVTVISLVIGVFAAYALARLNFRFKYLVLGFILGASMFPGVALITPLFQLFTNIGWMGTYQALIIPNISFVLPLTVYTLTSFFREMPWELEESARVDGCTQGQAFRKVIMPLAAPAIFTTAILAFISSWNEFLIASQLSSEATKPVTVAIASFAGAQPNQIPYTAIMAAGTIVTIPLVILVLVFQRKIVAGLTAGAVK; from the coding sequence ATGACCGCCGCAACAGCAGATTCAGGCCTGCGGGCACGCCAGGACAAAGGGCGGCAGGTTGCCCAGAACAGGGAAAAGTGGGCGCAGGCACGCACCTACATCAGCGCCGCCGTTATCCTGATTTGGTGTCTGGCACCCGCTTACTGGATGGTGGTCACGGCCTTCCGCGAGGTGGGGTTCACGTACGATACAACGCCTTGGCCGACGCACGTGACGCTGGACAACTTCATCACTGCCTTCGATACATCGTTCGGCAACAAATTCGGTCAAGCGCTGCTCAACAGCATCTTTATCGGAGTGACCGTCACGGTGATCTCGCTGGTGATCGGCGTCTTCGCCGCATACGCACTGGCACGCTTGAACTTCCGGTTCAAGTACCTGGTGCTGGGCTTCATCCTGGGTGCTTCCATGTTCCCCGGCGTTGCCCTGATCACCCCGCTCTTCCAGCTCTTCACCAACATCGGCTGGATGGGCACCTACCAGGCCCTGATCATTCCGAACATCTCCTTCGTCCTGCCGCTCACCGTCTACACTCTGACCTCCTTCTTCCGCGAAATGCCGTGGGAGCTGGAGGAATCAGCCCGTGTTGATGGCTGCACGCAGGGCCAGGCGTTCCGGAAGGTGATCATGCCACTTGCGGCTCCGGCGATCTTCACGACGGCGATCCTGGCATTTATCTCCTCCTGGAACGAGTTCCTGATCGCCAGCCAGCTCTCGAGTGAGGCTACGAAACCAGTAACGGTTGCCATCGCCAGTTTTGCCGGCGCGCAGCCCAACCAGATCCCCTACACGGCCATCATGGCCGCCGGCACCATCGTCACCATCCCCTTGGTGATCCTCGTGCTGGTCTTCCAGCGCAAGATCGTTGCCGGCCTTACGGCAGGTGCGGTCAAGTGA
- a CDS encoding carbohydrate ABC transporter permease, which yields MATELGPTPVTKPASGGTPVHQAPKGVGEDNRIASQGRWASWLLAPTVIALGVVIVYPIISAIVMSFTKDAGLDPATGLFTEGGPAGIQNYVNWLAQQCAAQGGGTVACPPGTLAGQFWTATGTTFIFTVITVAFETVLGFWMAMIMARTFKGRGLVRAAVLVPWAIPTAVTAQLWLFMFDFNGIINKLFNVSILWTGSEWPAKWAVIIADTWKTTPFMALLILAGLQMIPAEVYEAAKVDGATAWQRFRMITLPLVKPALMVAILFRTLDALRMFDLPYILTGGANNTTTLSILVINQIRQGFNAAAALSTITFIIIFLVAFIFVRFLGANVVEQSGATGKGKK from the coding sequence ATGGCAACAGAATTAGGCCCGACGCCGGTCACCAAGCCGGCGTCGGGCGGGACTCCAGTCCACCAGGCACCCAAAGGCGTAGGTGAGGACAACAGGATTGCGAGCCAGGGCCGCTGGGCATCGTGGCTCCTTGCCCCCACCGTCATTGCCCTGGGCGTAGTCATCGTTTACCCGATCATCAGTGCCATCGTGATGTCCTTCACGAAGGACGCGGGGCTGGATCCGGCCACAGGTCTCTTCACTGAGGGCGGACCGGCCGGCATCCAGAACTATGTGAACTGGCTGGCGCAGCAGTGTGCAGCCCAGGGTGGCGGCACAGTAGCCTGTCCGCCGGGTACCTTGGCCGGCCAATTCTGGACGGCTACCGGCACCACCTTCATTTTTACTGTCATTACGGTCGCCTTCGAAACTGTCCTAGGTTTCTGGATGGCCATGATCATGGCGCGTACCTTCAAAGGCCGCGGCCTGGTCCGCGCGGCCGTCCTCGTCCCTTGGGCTATCCCCACGGCCGTCACCGCACAGCTGTGGCTCTTTATGTTCGACTTCAATGGAATCATCAACAAGCTGTTCAACGTCAGCATCCTCTGGACCGGCAGCGAATGGCCGGCCAAGTGGGCAGTCATCATCGCTGACACCTGGAAGACCACCCCGTTTATGGCCCTCCTGATTCTGGCCGGCCTGCAGATGATTCCCGCCGAAGTCTATGAGGCGGCCAAGGTGGACGGAGCCACTGCGTGGCAGCGGTTCCGGATGATCACCCTTCCGCTGGTCAAACCGGCTCTGATGGTGGCCATCCTGTTCCGTACCCTGGATGCACTGCGTATGTTCGACCTGCCGTACATCCTCACTGGCGGTGCCAACAACACCACCACCCTGTCCATCCTGGTGATCAACCAGATCAGGCAAGGGTTCAACGCTGCGGCTGCCTTGTCGACCATCACGTTCATCATCATCTTCCTGGTGGCGTTCATCTTTGTCCGCTTCCTCGGGGCGAATGTAGTTGAGCAAAGTGGAGCGACAGGAAAGGGTAAAAAATGA
- a CDS encoding ABC transporter substrate-binding protein has translation MKTRRFLLPAATAGILALTLSACGGGGGGTTGGGGGGSDAEANLDGRGPITYVQGKDNNNVVRPFIEKWNAAHPDEKVTFKEQTDKADQQHDDLVQHFQAKQSDYDVVSVDVIWTAEFAAKGWLQPLKDKMAIDTSKMLKAPVEASTYKGTLYAGPKDSDGGILYYRKDLVPTPPKTWDEMMSMCSIAKANNIGCYSGQYKQYEGLTVNASEAINSAGGSVLDDQGKPSLNTPEAKAGLENLVKAYADGNIPQEAITYQEEESRRAFQSGNLLFHRNWPYIYSLITTEGSSAVKDKFAMAPLPGKDGPGASSLGGHNAAISVYSKNKATALDFIKYIETEENQKFFANQASLAPILTSVYEDKELVAKLPYLSVLQTSIQNAVPRPVTPFYPAVTKAIQENAYAALKGEKPVETALSDMQKSIESSSAGS, from the coding sequence ATGAAAACCCGTAGATTCCTACTTCCGGCGGCGACTGCCGGCATCCTGGCCCTTACCCTGTCCGCTTGTGGCGGAGGCGGTGGCGGCACCACCGGAGGTGGCGGCGGTGGCAGTGATGCCGAAGCCAACCTGGACGGCCGGGGTCCCATTACCTACGTACAGGGCAAGGACAACAACAACGTGGTCCGTCCGTTCATCGAGAAGTGGAATGCAGCGCATCCTGATGAAAAGGTCACGTTCAAGGAACAGACAGACAAAGCGGACCAGCAGCACGACGACCTGGTCCAGCACTTCCAGGCTAAGCAGTCCGACTATGACGTGGTCAGCGTAGACGTCATTTGGACTGCTGAGTTCGCTGCCAAGGGCTGGCTGCAGCCGCTCAAGGACAAGATGGCGATCGACACCTCGAAAATGCTTAAGGCTCCGGTTGAGGCTTCCACCTACAAGGGCACGCTGTACGCTGGACCGAAGGATTCCGACGGCGGCATCCTCTACTACCGCAAGGACCTCGTCCCAACGCCACCCAAGACCTGGGACGAAATGATGAGCATGTGCTCGATTGCCAAGGCCAACAACATCGGGTGCTACTCCGGGCAATACAAGCAGTACGAGGGCCTGACGGTTAACGCCTCTGAGGCGATCAACTCGGCCGGTGGATCCGTTTTGGATGACCAAGGCAAGCCGAGCCTGAACACGCCTGAGGCAAAGGCTGGCCTGGAGAACCTGGTTAAGGCATACGCCGACGGCAACATTCCGCAGGAGGCAATCACCTACCAGGAAGAGGAGAGCCGCCGCGCCTTCCAGTCCGGCAACCTGCTCTTCCACCGCAACTGGCCTTACATCTACAGCCTGATCACGACTGAGGGATCGTCTGCTGTAAAGGATAAGTTCGCAATGGCGCCCCTGCCGGGCAAGGACGGCCCCGGTGCGTCCTCCCTCGGTGGGCATAACGCAGCCATCAGTGTTTACTCCAAGAACAAGGCCACGGCACTGGACTTCATCAAGTACATCGAGACCGAGGAAAACCAGAAGTTCTTTGCAAACCAGGCTTCGTTGGCTCCAATCCTGACCTCGGTGTACGAGGACAAGGAGCTGGTGGCTAAACTGCCCTACCTGAGTGTTCTCCAGACGTCCATCCAGAACGCGGTACCGCGCCCCGTGACGCCCTTCTACCCGGCGGTCACAAAGGCAATCCAGGAGAATGCCTACGCAGCTCTTAAGGGCGAGAAGCCCGTCGAGACGGCACTCTCTGACATGCAGAAGTCCATCGAGTCATCAAGCGCAGGATCGTAA
- a CDS encoding glycoside hydrolase family 13 protein, with the protein MSNPDVPADRPAASEWWTDAVVYQIYPRSFADGNGDGMGDLRGVTDRLPYLQQLGVDALWLSPFYKSPQADAGYDVADYRQVDPLFGSLEDFDAMLQEAHQRGLKVIVDLVPNHTSDEHVWFREALAAPPGSPERGRYIFRHGKDEVPGSGDGNRAPNNWKSIFGGPAWSRITEADGSPGEWYLHLFDTKQPDLNWENQEVQEEMRSVLRFWLDRGADGFRVDVAHGLVKEPGLPDWDGVAAMVEGTPEVRREPAPPGDAPGAHTDAEEPHRAVSPVYPPSPFFDQDGVHDIYRDWNRVLAEYDGDRMMVAEAWVEPAERLARYTRADEMQQAFNFDFLLAGWDAERMAAAIESSLEAAASVGAPCTWVLSNHDTVRHTTRFGLKDPTTFPKGIASEDEQPDSALGLARARAATLISLALPGSAYLYQGEELGLPEHTTLPAEARQDPTFHRTRGAEIGRDGCRVPLPWTQDAPGYGFAVTGGATANPWLPQPESFGPLAADQQDGVEGSTLQLYRAALAFRSARQLGRGSFAWAEVHAPESGVLAFHNGEVLVLGNFGFASAPVPEGYSVVLSSAPEPAADWSGMDEVPVDCTVYLATD; encoded by the coding sequence ATGTCCAACCCGGACGTTCCTGCTGATCGGCCAGCCGCCAGTGAATGGTGGACGGACGCTGTGGTCTACCAGATCTATCCCCGGTCCTTTGCTGACGGCAATGGCGACGGCATGGGCGATCTTCGCGGTGTCACCGATCGTTTGCCCTACCTTCAGCAGCTTGGAGTGGACGCCCTCTGGCTCTCACCCTTCTACAAATCACCCCAGGCGGACGCCGGATACGACGTTGCGGACTACCGCCAGGTGGACCCCCTGTTCGGCTCGCTGGAGGACTTCGATGCGATGTTGCAGGAAGCCCACCAGCGCGGCCTGAAGGTCATTGTTGACCTGGTTCCCAACCACACCTCCGACGAGCACGTGTGGTTCCGGGAGGCCTTGGCTGCACCCCCGGGCTCGCCAGAACGCGGACGCTACATCTTCCGTCACGGCAAGGACGAGGTACCGGGCTCCGGAGACGGCAACCGGGCACCCAACAACTGGAAATCGATCTTCGGCGGACCGGCGTGGAGCCGGATCACCGAGGCGGACGGGTCACCGGGCGAGTGGTACCTCCACCTTTTCGACACCAAGCAGCCGGACCTGAACTGGGAAAACCAGGAGGTGCAGGAGGAGATGCGCTCGGTGCTCCGCTTCTGGCTGGACCGCGGCGCGGACGGGTTCCGGGTGGACGTTGCCCATGGCCTGGTTAAGGAGCCGGGGCTGCCCGACTGGGATGGCGTGGCAGCCATGGTTGAAGGAACGCCGGAAGTGCGGAGGGAACCAGCCCCTCCCGGCGACGCGCCGGGTGCCCATACCGATGCCGAGGAACCGCACCGCGCCGTCTCCCCGGTTTATCCGCCCTCACCGTTTTTCGACCAGGACGGTGTCCACGATATCTACCGGGACTGGAACCGGGTGCTGGCCGAGTACGACGGCGACCGCATGATGGTTGCCGAGGCCTGGGTGGAGCCGGCCGAACGGCTGGCCCGCTACACCCGGGCTGACGAAATGCAGCAGGCCTTCAACTTCGACTTCCTGCTGGCCGGGTGGGACGCCGAGCGCATGGCAGCGGCCATCGAGTCATCGTTGGAAGCAGCCGCGTCAGTGGGAGCCCCCTGCACCTGGGTGCTGAGCAACCATGACACCGTCCGCCACACAACCCGGTTCGGACTCAAGGACCCTACAACCTTTCCGAAAGGCATCGCCTCGGAGGACGAGCAGCCCGATTCCGCCCTGGGCCTGGCCCGCGCCCGCGCAGCCACGCTGATTTCCCTGGCCCTGCCGGGTTCCGCCTACCTGTACCAGGGCGAGGAGCTGGGGCTTCCCGAGCACACCACCTTGCCGGCCGAAGCACGGCAGGATCCAACATTCCACAGGACCCGGGGTGCGGAGATCGGGCGTGACGGCTGCCGGGTCCCCCTCCCGTGGACGCAGGACGCGCCAGGCTATGGTTTTGCGGTTACCGGAGGTGCAACAGCAAACCCGTGGCTGCCCCAGCCCGAAAGTTTTGGGCCGCTCGCCGCCGACCAGCAGGACGGCGTGGAGGGCTCCACCCTGCAGCTCTACCGCGCAGCCCTTGCTTTCCGGTCCGCCCGGCAACTCGGCAGGGGCTCCTTCGCCTGGGCTGAGGTCCACGCTCCCGAGAGTGGAGTCCTGGCCTTCCATAACGGGGAGGTGCTGGTCCTTGGCAACTTCGGGTTCGCCTCGGCGCCGGTCCCCGAGGGGTATTCCGTGGTGCTTTCGAGCGCTCCTGAGCCCGCTGCAGACTGGAGCGGGATGGACGAGGTGCCGGTGGACTGCACCGTCTACCTCGCCACGGACTAG
- a CDS encoding DUF2273 domain-containing protein, with protein sequence MSLTVAGVAIGAFVAFMSLQFGLWGFLVSLLFMAIGALLGRAAEGKLDLRGVLDAITGRRSSS encoded by the coding sequence GTGAGCCTCACCGTCGCCGGCGTTGCCATCGGCGCCTTTGTCGCCTTTATGTCCCTGCAGTTCGGTCTGTGGGGCTTCCTTGTATCCCTGCTCTTTATGGCCATCGGGGCACTCCTGGGCCGCGCTGCGGAAGGAAAACTGGACCTGCGCGGCGTCCTGGATGCCATCACCGGCCGGCGCTCGTCCTCATGA
- a CDS encoding Asp23/Gls24 family envelope stress response protein has product MEYQNPQPSQGTHAVPAPVPVPGLGRTVISETAVAKVAGIAARAVPGVYSLGSGPSRALGAIRDAVGSSDHATGVHAEVGETQVAVDISLVASYGTPLHSLANEVRAAVYRAVEELVGLQVIEVNVEITDVYVPPPVKPSLSGPAEREALL; this is encoded by the coding sequence ATGGAATACCAGAACCCACAACCCAGCCAGGGCACCCATGCAGTGCCGGCGCCGGTTCCCGTGCCCGGCCTTGGCCGCACAGTAATCTCTGAAACCGCAGTAGCCAAGGTGGCAGGAATCGCCGCACGTGCCGTCCCGGGAGTTTACTCGCTGGGCTCCGGACCGTCGCGTGCCCTGGGAGCCATCCGCGACGCCGTCGGAAGTTCAGACCATGCCACCGGTGTGCACGCTGAAGTGGGCGAAACGCAGGTGGCCGTGGACATCAGCCTCGTGGCAAGCTACGGAACCCCGCTTCATTCCCTGGCTAACGAGGTCCGCGCCGCGGTCTACCGGGCAGTCGAGGAACTGGTGGGGCTGCAGGTGATCGAGGTGAACGTCGAAATCACCGATGTCTATGTCCCGCCGCCGGTCAAACCCAGCCTTTCCGGGCCCGCGGAACGGGAGGCACTGCTGTGA